A region from the Methylocella sp. genome encodes:
- a CDS encoding M48 family metallopeptidase, which yields MSLIATAIIAAIILSGALDLYLKRRQAAFVAENRSSVPADFRDAVTLDEHQRAADYTLANTRLSAIHTVLETVMAVLWLSILLSPIYAFAAQIIPPGISRSVAIVVAVGAISSALTLPFAIVRTFWLEEKFGFNRSTPLTFALDLLKDLALQLVFTVPLLYGLFWLLAVLPNLLWLFGWAASMAIMVALIVIYPSWIAPLFNKFTPMPDGPMKARIEALLAKCGFESKGLFVMDASKRSSHGNAYFSGFGRAKRIVFFDTLLEKHTPDEILSILAHELGHYKLGHIGQRIAQSALFAFVVFAILGWAFSAGALARQFGLPNDPGLVLMIVLTAMGPLLHLLAPATNCLSRRAEFQADDFARTMVGKDAMISALTRLSRDNLSTLTPDRLYALFYYSHPPVPVRVDALKAV from the coding sequence TTGAGCTTGATCGCAACGGCCATCATCGCCGCCATTATTCTGTCAGGCGCGTTGGATCTTTATCTGAAGCGCCGGCAGGCGGCCTTCGTCGCCGAGAACCGATCGAGCGTTCCAGCCGATTTCCGCGACGCGGTTACGCTCGACGAGCATCAACGAGCAGCCGATTACACGTTGGCGAATACGCGGCTTAGCGCGATCCATACGGTGCTCGAGACGGTCATGGCTGTGCTCTGGCTGAGCATTCTGCTGTCGCCGATCTATGCTTTCGCTGCGCAGATTATTCCGCCCGGCATCTCCCGCAGCGTCGCCATAGTCGTGGCGGTCGGCGCGATCAGCTCCGCGCTCACCCTGCCCTTCGCCATCGTCCGCACCTTTTGGCTCGAGGAAAAGTTCGGCTTCAACCGCTCGACGCCGCTTACGTTCGCGCTTGATCTCTTGAAAGACCTCGCGCTGCAACTCGTTTTCACCGTTCCTTTGCTTTATGGCCTGTTTTGGCTGCTCGCGGTCCTCCCGAACCTATTGTGGCTGTTTGGCTGGGCGGCTTCAATGGCGATCATGGTGGCCTTGATCGTGATCTATCCGTCATGGATCGCGCCGCTATTCAATAAATTCACGCCTATGCCCGATGGGCCGATGAAAGCGCGCATCGAAGCTCTACTCGCCAAATGCGGCTTCGAATCCAAAGGCCTGTTCGTCATGGACGCCTCCAAGCGCTCAAGTCATGGCAATGCTTATTTTTCCGGCTTCGGCAGGGCCAAGCGCATCGTCTTTTTCGACACGCTCCTGGAAAAGCACACGCCCGATGAGATCCTATCGATCCTCGCTCACGAGCTTGGGCATTATAAATTGGGGCACATCGGCCAGCGCATCGCGCAGTCGGCGCTTTTTGCGTTCGTGGTTTTTGCGATTCTGGGCTGGGCTTTTTCCGCAGGCGCCCTTGCGCGTCAATTCGGCTTGCCCAACGATCCGGGCCTTGTGCTGATGATCGTTTTGACGGCGATGGGGCCTCTCCTGCATCTTCTGGCGCCGGCGACCAATTGTCTATCGCGCCGCGCGGAATTTCAGGCCGATGATTTCGCCAGGACAATGGTCGGCAAGGACGCCATGATCAGCGCTCTGACGCGGCTTTCTCGCGATAATCTGTCAACGCTGACTCCAGATCGGCTCTACGCCTTGTTCTATTATTCGCATCCGCCGGTTCCAGTGCGCGTCGATGCGCTGAAGGCCGTCTAA
- a CDS encoding cation:proton antiporter, producing MEHPHAILDALEPVVLLLLFGVVAAMACRAVRLSPIVGYLALGLGLKASGVELFQASSTVALLSELGVVFLLFEIGLHFSISNIREHARDIFGFGSVQVALGALSLGAVAVFTGLAPLPALLVGATLALSSTAVVAGLIAERHQQNCPVGLTATAILIFQDVAAVFLLIVVNALDERGGGLALMLQLGLAVAKAAAAFGVAYALARLVVRPLFDLIARTENEEVFTASALLVVLVASWATGSIGLSLTLGGFLGGMIIAEIPYRPIIQSETKPFRGLLLGFFFISVGLSLDLASLSDHWAAVVAITILFVAVKILSNAASSLLFRWSAPGSLQLGFLLAQGSEFAFVILSLPAMRALLGDETASVFIAAVAFSLALTPSLAQAGRVLAGKMRAHRKRENDRELLQRELAAPVLIVGMGQIGRTVADALTELDIAYAAIERNQKAFAEANADGYAVVFGDASDPRIWEPMAMRDRKIAVLTAPRLEVSRAIVPLLTRSLPDLKRFAAVSDPSERAAFTALGVIPIVDSGSPPGLALAAAVLRDLSVDDEAIATWIRGQRDRDRNAALIAAEAAE from the coding sequence ATGGAGCATCCGCACGCGATTCTTGACGCTCTGGAGCCGGTGGTTCTGCTTCTGCTGTTTGGCGTCGTCGCCGCGATGGCGTGCCGCGCCGTTCGTCTCAGCCCAATTGTCGGCTATCTCGCGCTCGGCCTTGGCCTGAAAGCGAGCGGCGTCGAGTTGTTTCAAGCAAGCTCGACGGTGGCGTTGCTGTCCGAACTCGGCGTCGTGTTCCTGCTATTTGAAATTGGATTGCACTTCTCGATCAGCAATATTCGGGAGCACGCTCGCGACATCTTCGGCTTCGGATCGGTCCAGGTAGCGCTCGGCGCCCTAAGCCTTGGGGCTGTCGCTGTTTTCACCGGCCTCGCCCCGCTGCCGGCTCTTCTAGTCGGCGCAACATTGGCGCTTTCCTCTACCGCCGTCGTGGCGGGATTGATTGCGGAGCGGCATCAGCAGAATTGTCCGGTTGGCCTGACCGCGACGGCCATTTTGATTTTTCAAGACGTCGCCGCGGTCTTTCTTCTCATTGTCGTCAACGCCCTCGATGAGCGCGGCGGCGGTCTTGCCTTAATGCTGCAGCTCGGTTTGGCCGTCGCGAAGGCCGCCGCCGCTTTCGGCGTCGCTTACGCGCTGGCCCGGTTGGTCGTGCGGCCGCTGTTTGATTTGATCGCCCGCACCGAGAATGAGGAAGTCTTCACCGCCAGCGCTCTTTTGGTTGTGCTGGTCGCGAGCTGGGCGACGGGCTCAATTGGATTATCGCTGACGCTTGGCGGTTTTCTCGGCGGGATGATCATCGCTGAGATTCCCTATCGTCCGATCATCCAATCGGAAACAAAGCCTTTCAGAGGGCTGCTGCTCGGTTTTTTCTTTATATCGGTCGGGTTATCGCTCGATCTTGCGTCGCTCAGCGACCATTGGGCGGCTGTTGTCGCCATTACGATCCTTTTTGTCGCCGTCAAGATCTTGAGCAACGCCGCGTCGAGCCTGCTCTTTCGCTGGTCGGCGCCGGGATCGCTGCAGCTGGGTTTTCTACTGGCTCAAGGGTCCGAATTTGCCTTTGTGATCCTGAGCCTGCCCGCCATGCGCGCGCTGCTTGGCGATGAAACGGCCTCAGTCTTCATCGCCGCTGTCGCCTTTAGCCTTGCGCTGACGCCGAGCCTCGCTCAAGCCGGGCGCGTGCTCGCGGGAAAGATGCGGGCCCATCGCAAGCGGGAGAACGATCGCGAGCTTCTGCAGCGCGAACTCGCAGCCCCCGTGCTGATCGTCGGGATGGGGCAGATTGGCCGCACCGTCGCCGACGCCTTGACGGAGCTTGACATCGCCTATGCCGCCATCGAGCGGAACCAAAAGGCTTTCGCCGAGGCCAATGCCGACGGTTATGCGGTCGTCTTCGGCGATGCCTCCGACCCGCGGATCTGGGAGCCCATGGCGATGCGCGACCGCAAGATAGCCGTGCTGACTGCTCCAAGGCTGGAGGTGTCTCGCGCTATTGTGCCGCTCCTCACGCGAAGCCTTCCCGATCTAAAGCGTTTCGCGGCTGTTTCCGATCCCTCGGAGCGCGCCGCCTTCACCGCCCTCGGCGTTATCCCGATAGTTGATAGCGGCTCGCCGCCGGGACTTGCCCTGGCGGCGGCGGTTTTACGCGATCTTTCCGTCGACGATGAAGCGATCGCGACCTGGATACGGGGGCAAAGAGATCGCGATCGCAACGCCGCGCTCATCGCTGCGGAGGCGGCGGAATAA
- a CDS encoding glutathione S-transferase N-terminal domain-containing protein: MITLYTWATPNGRKVSIMLEELGLPYVVKTVNISKREQFAPEFAAISPGNKIPAIVDEEAGRAPLTLFESGAILIYLAEKTGRLLPASGPERAKALEWLHWQIGGLDQTLAQFGFFALFSKEKIPAALDRFSAEADRLLGVMDRRLAETAYLGGQDHSIADIAAYPWASGATILLEDKVAGKPHVLAWLETVGERPAVQRGMAIPKL; encoded by the coding sequence ATGATTACATTATATACTTGGGCGACTCCCAACGGCCGCAAGGTTTCGATCATGCTGGAGGAGCTCGGGCTCCCCTACGTGGTCAAGACCGTGAATATCAGCAAGCGCGAGCAATTTGCCCCTGAGTTCGCAGCGATTTCTCCAGGCAATAAGATTCCGGCGATTGTTGACGAGGAAGCAGGGCGCGCTCCTCTGACGCTATTCGAGAGCGGAGCTATCCTCATTTATCTCGCGGAGAAGACGGGTCGCCTGCTCCCGGCGTCAGGTCCGGAGCGCGCCAAAGCGCTCGAATGGCTGCATTGGCAGATCGGCGGTCTTGACCAAACGCTGGCGCAGTTCGGCTTCTTCGCCTTGTTTTCGAAGGAAAAAATCCCAGCGGCTCTCGATCGCTTCTCCGCCGAGGCGGATCGCCTCCTCGGCGTTATGGATCGTCGCCTGGCGGAGACGGCTTATCTCGGTGGGCAGGATCATTCGATCGCCGACATAGCGGCCTATCCTTGGGCGTCGGGCGCAACCATCCTGCTGGAGGACAAAGTAGCCGGAAAGCCTCACGTCCTCGCTTGGCTCGAGACCGTCGGAGAGCGGCCGGCGGTCCAGCGCGGCATGGCGATCCCCAAACTCTGA
- a CDS encoding porin, with protein MANRIGKFGSRRRGVSVAMAGVVASMLFGASQGHADTTDQLLDQLKAKGILTKAEYQKLKARHEAEVAAKPVPGPGPGPGPSNAQYITKLDKGIGFRIPGTTVVSKENGVVTVGDVDVKISGDLVFFGAESFKSSFSGSAGINPIPGGAFTPTSPAAGVLGATAGGSRVNNSNSIRSGLLPSAIVLSLATRQEGIDLSAVFGAYIGGNNVAPNALNANGPGSPFGLGTSGIDLRQVYGTIGTPEFGTVKIGRDLGLFGGDAILNDFTLFGVGTPAGNAMPGNTSLGRIGIGYVYPDWIPQVTYTTPDFWGFTASAGIFTPLDPLDTTGAFVVPFTGAAFADTSGNMTAHDQPQIQGRIKYIGKFSPDVKLTAWVDGLTQLQRAEVGDSVTAFISPGSSVRSSAVDGGARLDWGPFSAVGYAYWGSALGTTGLFFDAISPNGQARTSHGWYGEAEYTIFDRFTFGGSYGGSWLDANSFDFSQGYVPWLLKSNQSAIGFLRYKLTDWVALQTEFINSISRNQSGGAITTNAFVAGTTFFF; from the coding sequence ATGGCTAACCGCATTGGGAAATTTGGAAGCCGTCGGCGTGGGGTCTCTGTGGCTATGGCCGGAGTCGTCGCTTCCATGCTGTTTGGCGCGAGCCAAGGCCACGCCGACACAACGGATCAATTGCTCGACCAACTCAAGGCGAAGGGCATTCTGACGAAGGCTGAGTATCAAAAGCTCAAGGCGCGTCATGAGGCTGAAGTCGCGGCGAAACCCGTTCCGGGCCCAGGCCCGGGTCCGGGACCCAGCAACGCTCAATACATCACCAAGCTCGACAAGGGCATCGGCTTCCGCATTCCTGGCACTACGGTCGTGAGCAAGGAGAACGGCGTCGTTACGGTCGGCGATGTCGACGTCAAGATTTCTGGCGACCTTGTGTTCTTCGGCGCCGAAAGCTTCAAGAGCTCGTTCTCGGGTTCGGCCGGGATTAATCCAATTCCGGGTGGCGCATTCACTCCCACCAGCCCAGCGGCTGGCGTTCTAGGAGCTACCGCCGGCGGCAGCCGAGTCAACAACAGCAATTCGATCCGCTCGGGCCTCTTGCCAAGCGCGATTGTGCTCAGCCTCGCCACCAGACAGGAAGGCATCGATCTCAGCGCTGTGTTTGGCGCTTATATCGGCGGCAACAATGTCGCGCCAAACGCATTGAACGCCAACGGACCAGGCTCACCGTTTGGGCTTGGCACCTCCGGCATCGATCTTCGCCAAGTCTATGGCACAATCGGTACGCCTGAATTCGGCACCGTCAAGATCGGTCGCGATCTCGGTCTGTTCGGCGGCGACGCCATTCTCAACGACTTCACCCTGTTCGGGGTCGGCACGCCAGCTGGCAATGCGATGCCTGGAAACACCAGCCTCGGCCGCATTGGCATCGGCTATGTCTATCCTGACTGGATTCCGCAAGTCACCTATACTACGCCTGACTTCTGGGGCTTTACGGCGTCCGCCGGCATTTTCACGCCTCTTGACCCGCTCGACACCACCGGCGCCTTTGTCGTCCCGTTCACCGGGGCAGCCTTTGCCGATACTTCCGGAAATATGACGGCGCATGATCAGCCCCAGATTCAGGGCCGCATCAAATATATCGGCAAGTTCTCGCCGGACGTGAAATTGACGGCTTGGGTGGACGGGCTAACCCAGCTGCAGCGCGCCGAAGTTGGTGATTCTGTCACCGCCTTCATCAGCCCTGGCTCCAGCGTGAGATCCTCTGCCGTCGATGGCGGCGCCAGGCTCGATTGGGGTCCGTTCAGCGCCGTCGGCTACGCCTATTGGGGCAGCGCTCTCGGCACCACAGGGCTGTTCTTCGATGCTATCAGCCCGAACGGTCAAGCGCGCACCTCGCACGGCTGGTACGGCGAAGCTGAATACACCATCTTCGATCGCTTCACGTTCGGCGGCAGCTACGGCGGCAGCTGGCTTGACGCAAACAGCTTCGATTTCTCTCAGGGGTACGTTCCCTGGCTGTTGAAATCGAATCAGTCGGCTATCGGCTTCTTGCGCTACAAGCTGACCGATTGGGTTGCGCTCCAGACCGAGTTCATCAACTCGATCTCGCGTAACCAATCCGGCGGCGCCATCACCACGAACGCATTCGTGGCTGGAACGACCTTCTTCTTCTAA
- a CDS encoding FAD-dependent oxidoreductase, with protein MSNQPELDPQTDPADEREAQTFPRLTYEQAARAASFGTQEDLPKGALIFERGQRSVDFFLVLEGEIEVFDQGDECQPQVFVVLTGRQFTGEINHFNERQVLVSARAGSASRVVRIKRADFRRLLATETDIGEIIMRAFILRRVGLIRHTHGAVSLIGPAHGGDTIRIRRFLTRNGYPHRMLDTESDPGADGFIDCFGLIPAQLPVVIDARYRVLRNPSIPALADALGLTETIDPTRVHDVVVVGAGPGGLAAAVYAASEGLDTLVIEGQSPGGQAGTSSKIENYLGFPTGITGQALAGRAQIQAQKFGAKLAISRDVAGIDCFCQPMALRLEGGGVVRTETLVIASGALYRKLDIKNYEQFEGQGIHYAATAMEANLCRGEEVIVVGGGNSAGQAAVFLSRQTAHVHMVVRRKDLAATMSHYLIERIEASPRITLHTQTEIIRLHGEEKLSQVTWINRANGKSETLMIGNIFVMIGAAPNTDWLEGCLTLDEKGFVATGCGADRADVSRYATSRPGIFAIGDVRSGSVKRVASAVGEGAVVVADIHQFLEARRG; from the coding sequence GTGAGCAACCAGCCCGAACTCGATCCGCAGACCGACCCGGCCGATGAACGCGAGGCGCAGACTTTTCCGCGGCTGACCTATGAACAAGCGGCGCGCGCGGCGTCGTTCGGGACGCAAGAGGATCTTCCCAAAGGCGCTCTGATCTTTGAACGCGGCCAGCGCAGCGTCGACTTTTTCCTGGTCCTCGAAGGGGAGATTGAGGTCTTCGATCAGGGCGATGAATGCCAGCCGCAGGTCTTCGTCGTTCTCACAGGGCGTCAGTTTACGGGGGAGATCAACCATTTCAACGAGCGCCAGGTTCTCGTCAGCGCTCGAGCGGGATCCGCCAGTCGCGTCGTGCGCATCAAACGCGCGGATTTTCGCCGCCTTTTGGCGACTGAGACCGACATCGGCGAAATCATTATGCGGGCGTTCATCCTGCGCCGCGTCGGGCTCATCCGCCACACGCATGGGGCCGTATCGCTGATCGGCCCGGCCCATGGCGGCGACACGATAAGAATTCGGCGCTTCCTGACTCGCAACGGCTATCCCCATCGCATGCTCGATACCGAGTCAGACCCCGGCGCCGACGGCTTTATCGATTGCTTCGGGCTTATCCCCGCGCAGCTCCCCGTCGTGATCGACGCCCGCTATAGAGTTTTGCGCAACCCCTCGATCCCAGCCCTGGCGGATGCTCTGGGGCTGACCGAGACGATCGATCCGACGCGCGTGCACGACGTCGTGGTCGTCGGCGCCGGTCCCGGGGGGCTCGCGGCGGCGGTTTACGCCGCCTCGGAAGGGCTCGACACTCTGGTGATCGAGGGTCAATCCCCCGGCGGACAGGCGGGGACCAGCTCCAAGATCGAGAATTATCTCGGCTTTCCAACAGGAATCACCGGGCAGGCCCTGGCCGGCCGCGCCCAGATCCAGGCGCAGAAATTCGGGGCCAAATTGGCCATTTCGCGCGATGTAGCAGGCATTGACTGCTTCTGCCAGCCTATGGCGCTGCGGCTCGAGGGCGGCGGCGTCGTGAGGACCGAAACCCTCGTGATCGCCTCGGGCGCGCTCTACCGCAAGCTCGACATCAAGAATTATGAGCAATTCGAAGGGCAGGGAATCCATTACGCCGCCACCGCCATGGAAGCCAATCTCTGCCGCGGCGAGGAGGTCATCGTCGTCGGAGGCGGAAACTCGGCTGGCCAGGCGGCGGTGTTTTTGTCGCGCCAAACCGCCCACGTGCACATGGTGGTGCGCCGCAAGGATTTAGCGGCGACCATGTCTCACTATCTCATTGAGCGAATCGAGGCGTCGCCGAGAATCACGCTCCACACGCAGACCGAGATAATCAGGCTGCACGGCGAGGAGAAACTCAGTCAGGTCACATGGATCAATCGGGCGAACGGAAAAAGCGAGACATTGATGATCGGCAATATCTTCGTGATGATCGGCGCTGCTCCGAATACGGACTGGCTCGAGGGCTGTTTGACGTTGGATGAAAAAGGCTTTGTCGCGACAGGGTGCGGCGCTGACCGCGCGGACGTTTCGCGTTACGCGACCTCGCGTCCGGGCATTTTCGCGATAGGCGACGTGCGGTCGGGATCGGTCAAACGCGTCGCCTCCGCCGTCGGCGAAGGAGCAGTCGTCGTAGCCGACATCCACCAGTTCCTCGAAGCCAGGCGCGGCTGA
- a CDS encoding PRC-barrel domain-containing protein — MLFVVSVLKGFAVAAKDGKIGTVKDFLFDDESWKIRWLVVDTGTWLPGRKVLVHASAIGSPDPMRREVPVELTKAQVEGGPDFLEHQPVSRQMESHLYDYYQWDPSWGGSFFGVGAMAAPLSLPPLVGDATSDEVAEAELHPGESDPHLRSIEEVTGYRLTAIDGEIGHIENFVVDHENWDVRYLGVDTKNWLPGQHVLMSPYAVKEIDWADRHALLNITIEQVKASPACDSIDMVDQAYERLLHGHYGWPGYWIYPN; from the coding sequence ATGCTGTTCGTCGTATCGGTGCTCAAAGGCTTTGCCGTGGCGGCAAAGGACGGCAAGATCGGAACGGTCAAAGATTTCCTGTTTGACGATGAAAGCTGGAAGATCCGATGGCTGGTTGTCGATACCGGAACCTGGCTGCCCGGACGCAAGGTTCTGGTCCACGCCTCGGCGATCGGAAGCCCCGACCCGATGCGAAGGGAAGTACCAGTCGAATTGACGAAAGCCCAGGTGGAGGGGGGGCCCGATTTCCTCGAGCACCAGCCGGTATCGCGTCAGATGGAATCCCACCTTTATGACTATTATCAGTGGGATCCCTCTTGGGGCGGCAGTTTTTTTGGCGTTGGCGCGATGGCTGCGCCTTTGTCGCTGCCGCCATTGGTCGGCGACGCCACTTCGGACGAAGTGGCCGAGGCGGAATTGCATCCCGGCGAATCGGATCCGCATCTCCGCAGCATCGAGGAGGTCACTGGTTATCGACTCACCGCAATCGACGGCGAAATCGGCCACATCGAGAATTTTGTGGTCGATCACGAAAACTGGGATGTTCGTTATCTTGGCGTCGACACGAAAAACTGGTTGCCAGGACAGCACGTCCTCATGTCGCCTTACGCGGTGAAGGAGATCGACTGGGCGGATCGCCACGCGCTGCTCAACATTACGATCGAGCAAGTCAAGGCCAGTCCCGCCTGCGATTCGATCGACATGGTTGATCAAGCCTATGAGCGGCTGCTGCACGGGCATTACGGCTGGCCCGGCTATTGGATCTACCCCAACTGA
- a CDS encoding phasin family protein, whose product MVDIPQQIPSQVRELAEKNFEQAREAFLGFIGAAQKATGAADALPSGAKDAVAKAITFAENNVNAAFDLAQKLLHAKDMQEIFALQTEYAKTQLAAIQTQAKELGAAAQEAIASATKK is encoded by the coding sequence ATGGTTGACATTCCACAGCAGATCCCATCGCAGGTTCGCGAGCTCGCAGAAAAGAATTTCGAGCAGGCCCGAGAGGCGTTTCTAGGCTTTATCGGCGCCGCCCAGAAAGCGACAGGCGCAGCGGATGCGCTTCCGTCAGGCGCGAAGGATGCGGTGGCGAAGGCCATCACATTTGCGGAAAACAACGTCAACGCGGCTTTTGATCTGGCGCAAAAGCTTCTCCACGCCAAGGATATGCAGGAAATTTTCGCGCTGCAGACCGAATATGCAAAGACGCAACTGGCCGCAATCCAGACGCAAGCGAAAGAGCTTGGCGCAGCGGCTCAAGAGGCTATCGCTTCCGCCACCAAGAAATGA
- the irrA gene encoding iron response transcriptional regulator IrrA: protein MYDYKGDDHPRGLSSSSFQGRSLLERYGLRATRQRLGLAKLLFGKGDRHLTADALAYEAQAARMPASLATVYNVLNLFAQVGLIRSLAIEGGKTVFDTNTSDHSHFFFEDTGEVCDIGLDGMQLAGGINTPEGYEIAKVDIVVRLRPKGAAAVRPEIDHRAEE, encoded by the coding sequence ATGTACGATTACAAGGGGGATGATCATCCTCGCGGCCTGAGTTCTTCGAGCTTTCAGGGCCGCTCGCTCTTGGAAAGATATGGCTTGCGAGCTACACGGCAACGTCTTGGCCTCGCCAAGCTGCTTTTCGGCAAAGGCGATCGTCATCTGACTGCTGACGCCCTCGCCTATGAGGCGCAGGCTGCCCGCATGCCGGCTTCGCTTGCGACGGTCTACAATGTTCTCAATCTGTTTGCACAAGTCGGCTTGATTCGCAGTTTGGCGATCGAGGGCGGCAAAACGGTTTTCGATACGAACACCAGCGACCATTCTCACTTCTTCTTCGAGGATACGGGAGAAGTGTGCGATATCGGGCTGGATGGAATGCAACTGGCTGGCGGCATCAACACGCCGGAAGGCTACGAAATCGCCAAAGTCGACATCGTCGTCAGGTTGCGTCCGAAGGGCGCGGCGGCGGTGCGGCCCGAGATTGATCACAGAGCCGAGGAATAG
- a CDS encoding YqhA family protein codes for MNRIRRSIETIIFNSRWLMLPFLFGLIIGLVGLLYKFGLKVIDFILQLKTYPDSEVIISALSLIDLSLTANLILIVICSSYENFVVPIDWEKHSDWPNGIIRIGFSGLKQKLLGSIVAITAVNVLEWFMHIDKNADSAKLAWVVGIMLAFAVTMLVLAIADRVSDSEAKKTY; via the coding sequence ATGAACCGGATCAGACGCAGCATCGAGACAATCATTTTCAATAGCCGGTGGCTAATGCTGCCGTTTCTATTTGGTCTTATCATTGGCCTCGTCGGACTGCTTTACAAATTTGGCCTCAAGGTCATCGATTTCATACTGCAATTGAAGACCTACCCTGACTCAGAGGTGATTATAAGCGCCCTCAGCCTCATCGATCTCTCTCTGACCGCCAATTTGATCCTGATCGTAATCTGCTCCAGTTATGAGAATTTCGTGGTCCCAATTGATTGGGAAAAACATTCGGATTGGCCAAATGGGATTATCAGAATCGGCTTCTCTGGTTTGAAGCAGAAGCTGCTGGGCTCGATCGTGGCGATCACCGCCGTCAATGTTCTTGAATGGTTCATGCACATCGACAAAAACGCCGACTCGGCGAAGCTCGCCTGGGTGGTCGGCATTATGCTTGCCTTCGCGGTCACGATGCTGGTGCTGGCTATCGCCGACCGCGTCAGCGATTCAGAAGCGAAGAAAACTTATTGA
- the msrA gene encoding peptide-methionine (S)-S-oxide reductase MsrA, which translates to MILPVLTLAHAALAAEAATLVPPPSAEPPAASDALQTLVISGGCFWGVQGVYQHVKGVESAVSGYAGGAQATASYGTVSTGQTGHAESVKITFDPRVVSAGSLLRIFFSVAHDPTQRDHQGPDFGTQYRSAIFYADEGQMTLAKNYIAQLTRAGAFKQPIVTRVEPLKGFYAAEDYHQDYLTLHPTSGYIVMNDQPKIENLKRLFPEFYNDKPKLIGAASGPS; encoded by the coding sequence ATGATCCTGCCGGTTTTGACCTTGGCGCACGCAGCTCTCGCCGCCGAAGCCGCGACCCTTGTTCCGCCTCCGTCAGCCGAGCCGCCGGCAGCCTCGGACGCGCTTCAGACTCTCGTCATTTCAGGCGGCTGCTTCTGGGGCGTCCAGGGGGTCTACCAGCATGTCAAAGGCGTTGAATCCGCAGTCTCCGGCTATGCCGGCGGGGCGCAGGCGACCGCCAGTTACGGAACCGTCAGCACTGGCCAAACCGGCCACGCGGAATCGGTGAAGATCACTTTCGATCCGCGCGTCGTCTCGGCCGGCTCGTTGCTGCGGATCTTCTTCTCGGTGGCTCACGATCCGACGCAGCGCGACCATCAGGGCCCGGATTTCGGCACGCAATATCGCTCCGCGATTTTCTACGCCGACGAGGGCCAGATGACTCTTGCGAAAAACTATATTGCGCAACTCACCCGCGCCGGCGCGTTCAAGCAGCCGATCGTCACCCGAGTCGAGCCGTTGAAAGGCTTTTACGCCGCGGAAGACTATCACCAGGACTACCTCACCCTGCATCCGACCAGCGGCTACATTGTGATGAACGACCAACCCAAAATCGAAAATTTGAAGCGGCTTTTTCCCGAATTTTATAACGACAAGCCAAAGCTGATCGGAGCGGCGTCGGGTCCGTCCTGA
- a CDS encoding DUF4399 domain-containing protein, whose amino-acid sequence MKRILPFGLASAIAIAALISTLHAASPRVFFIEPKDGAEVSSPFKVKFGLEGLELKPAGDQTPSSGHHHLIIDGAPPPKGEFIPLSDKSLHFGKAQTEAELTLPPGKHTLTMQLGDSGHISYGPDLSATITVNVK is encoded by the coding sequence ATGAAACGAATCCTACCGTTCGGACTGGCATCCGCCATCGCGATCGCCGCACTGATCTCAACGCTCCATGCGGCTAGTCCGCGCGTCTTTTTCATCGAACCCAAGGATGGGGCCGAAGTGTCCAGCCCGTTCAAGGTGAAGTTCGGTCTGGAAGGCCTCGAACTCAAACCGGCAGGCGATCAGACGCCGAGCAGCGGGCATCATCATCTGATCATCGATGGGGCGCCGCCGCCAAAAGGCGAGTTCATACCGCTTTCTGATAAATCACTGCATTTCGGCAAAGCGCAGACCGAAGCCGAACTGACCTTGCCGCCGGGGAAACATACCCTGACGATGCAACTCGGCGATAGCGGCCACATCTCCTATGGGCCAGATCTCAGCGCCACGATCACAGTCAATGTGAAGTAA